TGGCTGAGACCCTCCATGAGGGGAGCTACAGGAGACGGTCAGTGTTTACGCCGGGCAAGCGCCGCTCGCGCCGCTGAGCCTTCTGCGCTGCAGAAAGGCCCGCATCCCACAGAGAAACGGCGCCACTCCGTGCTTTTGGtggtgggaaggaaaacaaccagggaaaaaaaagaaaaagaaaaaatattcccGTGATTTATTCCCGCCTTccagctttgcagcagcagccgcGCTCTGCTCGCATTACGGGAAACACCAGCTCCCCTTCTCGCAAGGCGAGCAAAGCGCCGCGTCAGACAGAGTTGCTCcgggggggacggggggggggAGGCCCAGCACTTCCTGCTCATCGTTACACAGCACTTTTTCAGCCTTCCTGGGCTTTCCTTTCTtccgctgctgctgccgcttcTCCCTGGCAGCCGGCGGGGACGCACTCGCCCCTCCCGGCGGTGCTCAGCCCGCGCCCCTCGCCGGGCCCCCTCACCAGGGCCCCCGGCCACCCCGGCCCCAGGGgcgccggggggggggggggggggcgcagGGAGCGCAGGCGGCTGGGCGGGGCCCGCGCATGCGCGGCGCGGCGCTGGGGATAAAAGGGCGGCTGGGGCGGCGCGGGAGAAGCGCTGGGGCAGCGGGAGGCGAGGGAGGAAGCCGAGACGAGCGCGGGGACGAAGCCCTTGGTTTCTTGCCTTTAAGCCACCGACCTTCCTTTCCCAGCCGTCGCCGCCATGGTGAAGACCGTGGGCAGCCTGGTGAGTCCGATGGGCGAGGCGGCCATGTCCTTTAGCCGTGAGAGGGGCGGGCGGCGGGATGAGCATCATTTCCCCGACGGGCAGGCGAACGgggagggagagctgctgggggcAGCTAGGCAGTCAGGGGACTCTGCTtgtgctgccctgggctcccGAGAGGCCTTGGCCTGCGGGAGATGGCGGGTGAGAGCCGGTGTGCTGCCCGGGCAGGCGGAGCCTGCTTCAGCCATGCGGCGGGAACGGGGGAAACCGCGCGGAGGGCTCGGTCAGACCAGGGAGAGGGAACAAATAACTGCGCGACCTGAGACTTCGGGGAGTCGGAATGAGCAGGGAGGTGATGCAACTTCACATTATGACAGGTTGTTGCTCATCGCACTTTAAAGTCTTAAGGAAAAGGCTTCGTTTCTCAAGCGGGTAGCAGGGTACTACAGCGACAGGaggagaggacacagtcttaagctgcgtcgggggaggtttaggctggacattaggaggaatttctttaaAGACAGGGTGATTAGACGTTGGAATGGGCTttccagggaggtggtggagtcaccgtccccGGAGATGTTTAAaggactggacgtggcactcagtgctatGGTCTGGTTGACAGTGTGGTGTTGGGTCACGTAGAGTCGGCGATCtcggaggtcttttccaacctaacgGATTTTGTGATACAGTACCCTAATTTAGCAGTCCCGATTTGCCTTATGTACTGCTAGTGTGTAGAGGACTAGACTGCTTTCTTGGAGTTTGGCCTAAGTTCTGTTGCCTTTCTGGGTAGGAGATAATGGAAAAATGAATCCATTTTTCTTGACTTGAACGGGACTGCTAGAGCCTATTACCCATACTTACATAGCAGGAGTTGCTGGCATAAGTAGTATTTCCCTTGTAATGCTGCTGTCTGACATATTCACTACGCTAATGCATCACATCACTTTTTGGATGATTCTGTGAATACAAACACATCTGTGGCTTTGAGGTACAGAATAGTAATAAGGCCTAGACCAACACATGGAGAATACCATGCTGCTGATGAAATAGCATGTGGTCTTGTGCACAGCAGCTGATGTGGTTGATAGACAACAATAGAGTATTTGTTAGCTGTAACTTAGGAACCCAAGTCTCAAAAAATGTTCTCCGTGCAAACTTAGCAAGCTTTTCACTTCAGGAAAAATCCTGTTTGGCTAGTCTTGCCTTTTGAACTTGAAATTTGGTGCAAGTGTCAGTTTGATCTCATTTTGAGGCATCTGCAAGTGATGCTGTGTGGCATCCTGTGAGGCCCCAAAAAACTCGCTCTACAAGGTCTTTAACAGGACTTACAGTTGTTCATGTACTCTGAGTTAGACATGGGGGAGAAGTACTGACAAGATATTCTCAAGAGgtcaaaataacaaaaaagacTTTACTGGCAACTTTagaaaatcagagaactttGGCAAAAGGTTTAGTGCAACATTCAGTCTACATAAAACACTTCTCAAAGCATTAACTTAGCCCATTCAACTTAGCAAACTCCAAGTCTGTTTGATTGCAGGTTACTCAAAAATTCTGAGAAGAgggaattagaagaagaaaaggacagaaaatacaTAGAAAAGGGCACATATAGCTACTAACTCCTGGGTCCCAGAGGTGTTCAGCTGCTAGAAATTCCAATAGGAGGTAGGGTCAAGACGTGCTAGCAGCATGTACGACCTTAAATACCCCTCGCCTCCAGTGTGCCTGTGATTGGCAGCCACTGTGCGGCTGGGATACAGTGTCTTAAGGATGGGGTGTGTGGGGCAGTGCACTGCCTCACCGGAGCAAGGCCTGACCTGCCCCTTCCCCCGCATATTTGCACTCCAAAATGTTTTGAGACCTCAGTCTTTCCAGTCTCTCACACATCCAAGTTTGTTTTCTAGGCTGTGCTCTTCTACAGTCAGTTCACTTTATAAATGAAAAGCATGTCAGACCTCTCCTACTGGACCGCAAAAGTGTTGACATCTGATACATAAATATACAAACTAACACTTGTGACCCCAGCTCAAAAACCGGTGAATGCCGGAAGCTCCTTAAGAATGAAATGCCTTACCATTCAGGTCCTGGAGAGAGAATGGTGTGTGAATGCAACCTCAAACTGTTGTTCTGCTTTGcatcttttcccccttctctgtTTGTGGTGGCACAGGAGGGGCAAACTTTTGGTGTAAGATTTGAGGGGTTTGTTACACACAGGAACAGATTACACATGGCAAGACAAACCTGGCTCTGAAGGAAGAGCCTGTTCTAAGTTAGCCAGGCTTCTACTATCCTCCTAGCTGTGAGCATTGATTAATAGTCTGCTTTAGTTAAAGCACTGttaaagcagaattttgttGCTCATCCATGGAGAGTGTGGACTCAACAGTCATGCTGACAACAGCATTTTAACATCAGTAACACCCAGAGTATTCAAGCACAGTgcaactgggatctctggaTTAATTCTGGTTTTCAGTAAAGCACATTTGTATTCTTTTCTGATACAAAGGGGAAAACCCATTCTTGCACTGTCTGCAAGGACTTCTATGAGTGAGACCTAGCTAGATATGCCCTTTCTCCCTACACATCTCTCCAGAAACAGACTCGCTTCTGAAGAATGGCTATTTTCAGGGTGCTTGACTGATCCCACTGTAGTACCTGCTAGAGCACAGAAGGAGAAgtattttggttggtttgtaGTGGCCTTGAGATGAGTGACTAGTGTAAGAGGGTTTGGCTGTGGGACATACTGCCTTTTATAGCAGAAGGTAATGGGGTATATAAACTTTAAAAGCTGGTGCTGTCAAAGCTTTTCTCTTCGTTCTAGCTGCCTCTCTTGTTATTTGAgttaaagaaaatgctgaaaaattgcAGTTTCAGCTACAAGTGATAGTTTTAGAAGTGCTGTGTGCTAGGGAGCTCATGCAGTTGAACCTTTGGTCTGTTTATGCTAgcttctgtatttaaaaaacctCACTAAATTACATAGTAACCATTGGCAGTCAGGTGATGACTGGGCAAGTTCAAGGGTGACTTGATATGTGTTGAAAATAATGTTTACAACCAAACTTTAATCAAATCTGCCAGATAGTGTGGAGCTATCTTATCTATTGCTGAGAGCAGCAGACTCCTTTCAGCACCATCTGTGGCCAGCAGCCTCCTTTTTGAAGGAGATACTGGGAACCTCTGAGGCACTAGAGGCTTTCATTATTAGACCTTCTTACTTGGCTCTTGGAAACAGATGCCTGCTACCAATGTGTTTGTTGAAGGTAGCAtgcccttttctgctgggcaaCAATAGAAGCAAAATTGACATCTTGTGTGTGTTCAGGGAGGTTGTagttaaatatttaagaaaagaaaaaaaaaaaaaaaaacccaaagaacaaACCAATAGTTACCAGCATGCTAGCTGAGGCTTCCCCCAGTGAGCTGTTAcctgaagaaaatgttctttaacAAAGCTGTAAGATCCTCTCAAAGTGTGACAAAATAGTCTTGTGATGGGAGGTTCTCCTTCTGgtaacagatttttttagttttttatatGAAAGCTTGTCACTTCACAGTTAACATGAAAGGCAACTAGTGAAGTCAGTTGGACAGGTCAAGCagcttgttttttgttttgctcctgCTATTGTCTTCCGTCCTCCAGAGAAATTAAGCTCACTAGAAAAACTTTTGGAACTTCTTGCTAGTTCGATATTTTCTAACTTGCAGGGGTAACACCTTCAGACCCAGCATCTCTTTTAACTGTCCTACAGCAATTTTGGCTGATATTAGAGAGGGTTTACAGGGTAACACCTGATTTGTAGTCAGGACCAGGTCACCACTAGTGGTGAATGGTATGTGACCAGCTGTAATTACGATGCTGTTCCACTTTCCCTTTGTTCTAAGCAATAGCAAACCTGAGGTATGTAGCCATATGATTAACACATTCCAGGGCTGGGCGTCCTTTTGCAGAATACAGTAATTATGTAGCTGGACAGGAGACTTACAGGTTAAAAGAGGATGGTCAAGCTGGCAGCTGCGGGAAGTGGAATCAATAGAGTGGTGATGTTACAGTGCAGAGGTCTGAGAAGCTATACCAAAAATCAATATTAGGATTTCAAGGCCAAAAGGAGTGAGGCTTGATTGAGGAACTTACACTATAAGTAAGtactgggagggagcagcaatCGTGGATTGCTGTGTAAAGGGACATTAAACTCTTGGTGGGAATGAGTGCAGGAATGCATACTATGTCAGTACAGGAGTAGGGGAAGGTAGGGAGACAGGAAAACTTAACTGTTCCCATCTCTTTCAGAATGAGAGTACATGATGTGCAGTGTTACAACAGATCTTGTATCAGAGTAGCTGTGATGTCCAAGATGCGAGGATAGAAAAACCAACACGGATGTGTATCTCTGAAGAGAGCTAcgtggggagggaagaagtcTGTTAACAGGGAGATGTAAAGCTGAGTGTATTTGAAAGTTACAGGAAGCTGTGGAGACTTTCACATAGGATTATACATACATAAGAATGTTCATGCAGGATCTCTGCTTGCATGTTAAATACACTCGTGTCCAGTTTGACTGTGTGCACTTTTGGCTCCTCACCTGCATGACATTCTTTAGCTTACTAGAGTCAAGTCTCAGTTTATTGTGGCTGATTGCAGAAGCTGGTATGAATTGGTTAACTCCTCCTGCACTGCAAAACCAACCCCTGTGTACATCTGGCAAGTAACCACACTCCTTTCAGTCAGCTGTTGCTGACAGGACTCCAGTGCTTTGCTCTCTTAAGCTGCGGGGACTAAAGCAGCTATCTTTTGAAGTTTATACTAACAGTTCTCTTGAAGCTTGATTGCCAAGAAAACGAAGTTGAAAATCATTGAAGTGGCTTGTACTTTCTTTGATAGTGTCAGGAAGTAGGTGGCCAGCACTTTCTGCTTCTGCCTGAGATATTTGTTAGCCTTTTGCTAGCATGCAagtatttattgcttttaatgTCTTTCAGTTCTATCAAAGCATTCACTTTTTGACCAGCAAAAATGAGTAATGGCATGTAAGAATGTTTAGTTCCAAGGAATATTGTCCACAGATGATTGGTGTGACTAAGTGTAACACACAGATTTGACGACTCTGAATAAGTATTGGGTGTTTATTTGTGTAGTCTGTATGTGTAGCATTGCTTTGGCTAGTGATGTCAAATGTGGGTTCACTTGGCAAAATAACTATCCTATGAGGTTGCTTTCAAAAACATGCTTTAGAGTAAAACACACAATATCATTTTAATGTTAGCTATTGACTGGAAAAGTCACCAAAGTGGAGGACTGTACAAAGGTTTGTTTCTGTCCTTTTCAAGTTCTGCAAAGGAAGGTCTGTCCCATAATCCAGAAATGAGATCTGGATTATGAAAAACAGTAAGGATCACATTTAGGGGAcaacacagagctggcagagttGAGCATCATAACTAGAGAATTTCTAGCTTATTCCCACAATTCAGTGAGTTAGACTGACTGAGCATTTTGGCTGTTTTCTAATTGGAGAGTCATAAGACACTGACTGCTGCTAACACCAATGAAAGCAATTCATATTGAAGCACTTACATGATGGTACAAATAACCCAGTTAAGTGTTTAAGAGCTGCCATAATGATTAGTGTGTTAGGTCTGAGAGCAAGCCATCATTGGGATTAGTCTTATTTAGGAAAGGAGGGGGGAATCATTAATgtgttcaatattttttttttgtaggttGAATTTGAGGCAGAACTGAAATCTGCTGGTGAGAAGCTTATAGTAGTTGATTTCTCTGCCACGTGGTGTGGACCATGCAAAATGATCAAGCCCTTTTTCCATGTAAGTagtttttctgggtttatttctgcattaaaCTGTATATAAATGTTTGTGTTGCTTGACAATAACATGGAGGAAAATTCCTTTTGCCTTATGTGATTGCCATCATTTCCTGGAAAAAGAAGTTGCAGAAGTATCTGTTTTTAAGACTACCAAGTAAAATAGACTGACCTTTGATATAGCTGGGAACTAATATAAGGTTTAGCTTTTGTCCTGGTGCTTAAATGTATTTCAGGTCTGCAGAGACCTGCCAGTTGCATTGCTTCAAGCAGTAGGATACAGAGAGGAAACAATGCTTACCCTTCTGTAAACAGTTAATGTAACTTCTTCAGCTGTGTTTAGGTGGCCATGTTATCTCCTGATAAAGTAGGAGAAACAGTAGCATCTTTTGGTGATCAGCTAAAGGCTGCAAGAGAAGGCCTTCCACCTATGTCTTGGGATATGCGGGTCCTTGTGGGAAGAACAGATTTCCACAGACTCTTCCAGAAACAGTCTGGAGCAGAATAGAAAATTTTTGCTGTGGTAGCAAAATAGCTGCTTTAAGATAATAAAGCATGTATCACTAGCAGTTTAAGCAGCACCAGCCTTTCAATTTATATGAATGCATCTTTTCAGGAAGCTTTCCTGGAACATTGCAACTGcatagttatttttatttctttctagaGTTTGTGTGAGAAGTATGGTGATGTGGTGTTCATAGAGATCGATGTGGATGATGCCCAGGTAAGCTGTGGGGTGGTGCTGAGGGAAGACAGCTAAGGACTTCCACACAAGTGACAGAGACTTCTCTTCAAAATGTCTTCACACACACTAAAAACGGGAATTTACTTCAACTTAAAATTGAAACATAGGGATTTAGCTggaaagaatgatttttttttttttttttggagaataCCTGAACAGAACAAACTGCCTTGGTTATCAGCACCCTTGAAGTCCTATGGCATGTGTCAGATAACTTGGGAGCACTGACTCTTTACTTTGGGAGGGAGCATTAGTCTAAGGTCTTAAGCTGCTTTGATGCAATCTTCATTAAACCTAATGGTTCACAACCTACTGATCTGTCTGGTGTCTCCACTGCTCTTGGCactgttttgtctttcattaaaaatgaaattaggtCTTGAATTAAGTGCAATAAAATGTCTGCGGTATTGCAGTTTCAGCATTGCCAAATAGGTACTTGAAAAATGTTACATGGAAGCCCAAGAGTTGCCATAGGGCTCTTGTGTCCTACAAACAGACCTCTGTTTTGAtgcagaggttttttccaaacacagagTACAGGTTAAGATTAAGGTTTTTGCTATTGCATGAACTAAATGTTGAAGAGGGGATCTTTAAGGCTTACTTCAGGGAGATGTTAATACTGCACTGGTTTTGCTAGTGGTGGACAAGCAAAGTGCTTTTTACTTTATCTCGAGCAGCAGTGACTTTGCTCTGTCACCTAAACAGAAGTCAACTAGAGTGGGTTCTAAATTCAACATCCTTGAGAATATACCCAgttgaaaaattgtttttttgtctcttccagGATGTCGCTTCACACTGTGATGTGAAGTGCATGCCAACGTTCCAGTTCTACAAGAACGGAAAGAAGGTAGGCTCTGCTTTTTTGGAACTGGAGCAGGCAAGCTAAACACTTCAAAGAAGATTGGGAGTGTTGGACTACTTAGTCTGCCTTCTCTTGATTATGTCTCTGTGGCACCACTAGCATTAAGGCACTCCTGAGAGCAAGCAAGTTCATCTTAGTACCGCAGCAAATGTAACCAGCAGTTAACTGGTGATGCAAACTGTTGTTCACAGGTAGTGAACTGAGTTAGTTACAGGTGAATCTTACAGGCTGAGCTTCATGAGAGATAGCGGGGTGAGATGTCAGTGTTAAGACTGCTGGTCTATCTGCCTAGCAGCCTGCTCTTTACTTGGTCAGTGTTTGTCATCTGGATGCAGCTTGTGTTCAAGCAGAGACATGACTATAGGTGCCTGTGGAATCCCACCCAAACAGAAGTCTCTAACCTGGTTGAGGTTATATACAACAAACAACTGTTTAGCTTATTTCACACAGAGGCTGTATAATCTTTGAAGTGAAGGTCCTGTCCCTGTTAAAGGACTGAACAGACCTCTTGTGTCTGCACTGCCAAGAGATGGTTGAGATGGGACGCAGATTGTGCTCTGACAGCACAGTGGGCTGCCTGTGCAGGGCAGTTTGACTAGCTCTGTGCCGGAACTTCCTGAGCTGCATGTGTTGTCTTAGGCTTTTAGTTTGCCAAGCAAGCTGAAGGTAGgcttttctaaaggaaaacagTGCTTGGATGTAAGTTTCATGGCTGAAGGGGATGGAATTATACCCTGTATAGTTGAGTGTCACATGTAGGGTGGCTTTCAGTTCAGTATGGGGTCAGTCTGAACCTTTGACAGTTCTGTTAGGGTAAACTTACACAACTTTGTGATGTTATTGGAAGAATTGTGATTACAGCATGACAGTCAATGTGTTGCTTTTTATATCAAGCAAGAAGTTTCATGGCCTGTAGTGTAGTCTGCTCTGTACCTTGTACCCCTGTAGATACAGGAAGACAGAGCTGCTGGTTTTGAGACAGCGGAGGAATGTTGCCTCTATCATTTTTCCCTGTAAGTTGCAAAAAGAACAGTTCTCACAGGAGAAGCCAGGTGCAGGGGTAGGTCATTTGGAACAGTCCTTCCAGAATTTGATTGGTAGGGTCCTGAGCAAGCCAAGGTGACTTTTAAGCTGCCTCTGATATGTGAGGACCTTCAGAGTCTCTTTAAGCCTCTTTGAGTCTTCCACAATCTTGATTCAGGATCAATGGTAGTCTGGAAGTGAATTTTGATAGTATTTTGTTTCTCATGAGTTGTGTGGGAAATAATACATGGATATCTGCAAAATACTCCGTTTTGAGGATGGGAAAAATTTTAGGTTTTAGCAGAATTGAATAGGTGCATATGTGACTGGATGCTATGCAACTAATGTTAAGAAGCATTGAATGCAAGAGTTCTAAAAATCAATCTCTCTTTACAGGTGCAGGAGTTCTCCGGGGCCAATAAAGAGAAGCTGGAAGAGACCATTAAAAGTCTAGTCTAATCTCCAGCCATGAAGACATTGAAGCATGACTGCTTTGGCTAAATTGCAGCCTGTAActtttctacttaaaaaaaaaaaaacaacaactaaACAAGCTAGCTAGATTAAGTGGTGCAAACTATCTTCTTGGTCCATGTATATGAGTACAATAAAGTATAAAGTCTTCACTTTTGGATATTGCTGTGTGTTTAACAAAAATGTTAAGAATTCTATGTCAGGTGGGTGTCAGATTTTGCTGTGTTAAAGGAGTACTGTCTGGATACAAAGACTTGTCAAAGGCAACCTCATCTATTGTTGACATGGGATAGCCATGATGGTTGCTTTAGGAGAGGTCTGCTGCCACCTTACTCAGATGGTAGTCACCAGGCTATAATCTggtttaaaaacacagaaaggggAGTTGCAGAAAAGATGGTGATCACTGGGTAGGATAgttctttcttttgttaaaagACTTTTTAGACTTCAAAGCTAAGACTTGTCCTTCCAGGGCATAATACCAATCCTACCATGGAAGTGCAAGGTAGAACTTGGACTTGCtgcctttttgccttttcagttCTTCCTTGTCATTGGCACGTGTACCTTCTGGTTCTTTTAGTAACAAAGTGTGTTTAGTCTGAGTTGGGCTGCTTGGTTCCTAGGCAATAGTCTGGAGCAAATGACTGAAGAAGTGAAACTTGTAGTGTCTTAAGGTCAAgagaatttatatttatatactcTTGTAATTTTCACTTGATTGCACTGTTGCACTTTTAAAACATACTTGACACTGTGTTGGACAGTAAACTGGACTCTGTGGTCCTCCAATCCTGAATCAGGCTGCCTAGATGAATGCTGACCTGCCAGCCTTTTTATACCTGCCATTGACCTACTCTTGGCACTGTTACAAAGAACAGTGTTTTTTCCACTGTGTCAAAATGGCTTCCTTGCTGGCTTCGATGTTGTCCTGTATAAGAACTCAGCAAagaagggagcagggctgtACCTAGCAGTGGGTACAGCTTagtgagctgtgctgctcactGAGTATCACTCATGGAAAAGCTAGACTTCCTGCTGCATATGCACACAATGTGGAATGAGTGAGCCTCTTGTCTTTGTGGTAGGGAACTCACCCATGACTCAGCCTTACACTCACTTCACAAGCATGCATGAATTTCTTCATGGCTCTGGAGGACTGGGGGCCTTGAACAGCTTAATTTATATGTTCCCAATTTGAAACAAGATTTTTCTAGTCCAAGAAGTGGCCACACCCTTTTCTTGAGGATGAGCCATCAAGGTTCTTCTTGGATGTAAGTTCTGAGTTGTGATTATTCAATGAGAAGAAcatgggaaatattttccatgtagCTCTGGCTATTTGACTAAGAGAAATGCAGCTGTGTGTTTGAACTGTTCAAAGGTAAATGGGAAACCACTGCCCCAAGTGCTGCCATGGACAGACTCGTGAGGAGAGAATAAAATGAAGCTGTAGCAAGAATGCATTATTAACATCACACCATCTGCAAACAAGCATTGCTTTTGGAAGCAGATTCTGTGTGGCCTATTTCTGGGCAGTAACTgtaagaaagattttaaaaattcctgctgaaagTTCCAGATGAAGTTCAGTAAGATGCCCCGGCATCCCA
This sequence is a window from Corvus moneduloides isolate bCorMon1 chromosome Z, bCorMon1.pri, whole genome shotgun sequence. Protein-coding genes within it:
- the TXN gene encoding thioredoxin — protein: MVKTVGSLVEFEAELKSAGEKLIVVDFSATWCGPCKMIKPFFHSLCEKYGDVVFIEIDVDDAQDVASHCDVKCMPTFQFYKNGKKVQEFSGANKEKLEETIKSLV